A window of Streptomyces broussonetiae genomic DNA:
CGGGCCGCGCGAAGGAGCTGGCGGCCGAGTTCCCCGGCGCCCGCACCCTCGTGGGCGACCTGGCGGACCCGGACCGGCTCTCCTGGGCGTTCTCGCACCAGACCCTCCCGGACCGCGTGGACTGCCTGCTCCACATCGCCGGAGTCGTCGACCTCGGCGGGGTCGGCGAGCTGACCCCCAAGTCCTGGCACCACCAGCTCAACGTCAACCTGATCGCCCCCGCCGAGCTGACCCGGCACTTCCTGCCCCAGCTGCGCGCGGCCCGCGGACATGTGATCTTCGTCAACTCCGGTGCGGGTCTCAGCGCGCACGCCAACTGGTCCGCGTACGCCGCCTCGAAGCACGGCCTGAAGGCCCTGGCGGACTCGCTGCGCCAGGAGGAGCACGCGGGCGGTGTCCGGGTCACCTCGGTCTACCCCGGGCGCACCGCAAGCCCCATGCAGGCCAAGGTCCACCAGCAGGAGGGCAAGGACTACGACGCCGGACAGTGGATCGACCCCGAGTCGGTCGCGACCACGATCCTCATGGCTCTGGACCTGCCTGCGGACGCCGAGGTCAACGACCTGACGGTGCGGCCGGGGCGCTGAGCGCCGACGGCACGGACGGCGCCACGATCCGGGCCCGGCCGACGCGAGCCCGGTCACGCAGCGAGGCGGCGCTGATCCTGGGCGCGCTCCCGGGAAATGCCGCCGCCGTGGAGGCCGCCCGTACCGGTGAACCCCCCGGCGGCGGTGCGCGCGCAGTTCCGTCAGGGCCGCCGGGTCGAAGACCCCGTCCACGACCGGCCGTTCGGGCAGCGGAGTGCCGAGGTCCGGGTTCGCCCGACGGTTTCGGGGGACGGGTGGGCATGGGCCGGGGACCGGGGGCGGAGCCACCCGGGCGCCCACGGCATACCCTGCCGGAGTGAGTGAGAGCAACCAGTTCAGGTTCCCGGCGGCCACCGGCGTCGGATCCATGCCCGGCGGGGACGCCAGGGAAGCGGCCAAGACAGTGACCGGCAGCTTCGAGGACTTCCCGCACCTCGCCGAGCTGCCCGCCCGCGGCCCCGGCGCAGACATGATCGGCCGCAGCGCCGGCCTGCTCGTCGAGCTGTACGCGCGCGTGGAGCCCAGCGGCTGGCGGATCGGCGACCGGCCGGGCCGCGACACCAAGCGCGCCCGCTCCTGGCTGGTCGAGGACCTGGACGCCCTGGAGGAGTTCACCCAGGGATACGAGGGCGATCTCAAGGTGCAGGCCGTCGGGCCCTGGACGCTCGCCGCCGCCCTGGAGCTGAAGAACGGCGAGGCGGCCCTCTCCGACCCCGGCGCCTGCCGCGACCTCGCCGCCTCCCTCGCCGAGGGCCTCCGGCTCCACCTCGCCGAGGTACGGCGCCGCATTCCCGGCGCCCGCCTCGTCCTCCAGCTCGACGAGCCCTCGCTCAGCGCCGTCCTGCGCGGCCACGTCCGTACGGCCAGCGGGTACCGCACCCACCGCGCCGTGGACCGGCAGGTCGTGGAGTCCACGCTGCGGGACGTCATCGCCGTACACGGCGGTGGACCCGTGGCCGTCCACTCCTGCGCCCCCGACGTGCCGTTCGCCCTGCTGCGCCGGGCCGGCGCAGCGGCCGTCTCCTTCGACTTCTCGCTTCTCACCGAGCGTGACGACGACGCGATCGGCGAGGCCGTCGAGGGCGGCACGCGCCTGTTCGCCGGTGTCGTGCCGGGCACGGACGGCCCATTGTCAGACCCTGCCGGTAGCGTCATGGGTGTCAGGACGCTGTGGCGCAGGCTGGGGCTGCATCCGGGGTTGCTCACGGAGGCGGTCACCCTCACCCCGGCGTGCGGTCTGGCGGGCGCTTCCCCCGCCTACGCACGCCAGGCGCTCGCCCACTGCGTCCGGGCGGCGAGATCCCTCGCGGACAACCCAGAGTAACGGGAGGACAACACGGTGGCCGGCGACAAGCAGCAGGCGGAGACGGCAGTGCCCGCCGAGGCACGGGAGAAGCACGCGCAGCTCGCTGAGCAGATCGAGGAGCACCGCTTCCGGTACTACGTGAAGGACGCTCCCGTCATCAGCGACGCCGAGTTCGACAAGCTCCTCAAGACTCTGGAGGCCCTGGAGGAGCAGTACCCGGAGCTGCGCACCCCGGACTCGCCGACCCAGAAGGTCGCGGGGTCGTACGCCACGGACTTCACGGCGGTCGAGCACCGCCAGCGCATGCTCTCGCTCGACAACACCTTCAACGACGAGGAACTGGCCGCCTGGGCCGACCGCATCGCACGCGAACTGGGCGACCAGGAGTACCACTTCCTGTGCGAGCTGAAGGTCGACGGCCTCGCGGTCAACCTCACCTACGAGCACGGCCGGCTCACCCGCGCGGCGACCCGCGGCGACGGCCGCACCGGCGAGGACATCACGCCCAACGTCCGTACGATCGCCGAGATCCCGGACCGTCTGCACGGCGACGAGGTCCCCGACCTGGTGGAGATCCGCGGCGAGGTCTACTTCCCGATGGAGAAGTTCCTCGAGCTGAACGAACGCCTGGTCGCGGCCGGAGACAAGCCGTTCGCCAACCCGCGCAACGCCGCCGCCGGTTCACTGCGCCAGAAGGACCCGCGGGTCACCGCCACCCGCCCGCTGCACATGGTGGTCCACGGCATCGGCGCCCTGGAGGGCTTCACCGGCATGACCCGGCTCTCCCAGGCGTACGACCTGCTCAAGACCTGGGGCCTGCCCACCTCCACGCACAACCGGGTGGTCGACGACCTCGACGGCGTACGGCAGTTCATCGCCCACTACGACGGCGAGATGCGCCACTCCGTGGAGCACGAGATCGACGGTGCGGTCATCAAGCTGGACGAGATCCGCCTCCAGGGCCGCCTCGGCTCCACCGCGCGGGCACCGCGCTGGGCGATCGCGTACAAGTACGCGCCGGAGGAGGTCAACACCAAGCTCGTCGACATCAAGGTGGGCGTCGGCCGCACCGGCCGCGTCACACCGTACGCGCAGGTCGAGCCGGTCACGGTCGCGGGCAGCGAGGTCGAGTTCGCCACCCTGCACAACCAGGAGGTCGTCAAGGCCAAGGGCGTGCTCATCGGGGACACGGTCGTCATCCGCAAGGCCGGTGACGTCATCCCGGAGATCCTCGGGCCGGTGGTCGACCTGCGGGACGGCAGCGAGCGGGAGTTCGTGATGCCGGCGCAGTGCCCCGAGTGCGGCACGCCGCTGCGGCCCATGAAAGAGGGCGACATCGACCTGCGCTGCCCCAACGCCCGTACCTGCCCGGCCCAGTTGCGCGAGCGCGTGTCCTACCTCGCGGGCCGCGAGTGCCTGGACATCGAGGGCTTCGGCGCGGTGGCCGCCGCCGCGCTCACCCGTCCGCTGGAGCCGACCGACCCGCCGCTGGTGGACGAGGGTGACCTGTTCGACCTGACGGTGGAGAAGCTGCTGCCCATCAAGGCCTACGTCCTCGACCCGGACAGTGGTCTGCCCAAGAGGGACCCCAGGACGGGCGAGGAGAAGGTCGCCACGGTCTTCGCGAACCAGAAGGGCGAGCCGAAGAAGAACACCCTCGCCCTGCTGGAGAACATCGAGGCGGCCAAGCAGCGCCCGCTGGCGAGATTCCTCAACGGACTGTCCATCCGGCACGTCGGACCGGTGGCCGCACAGGCCCTCGCCCGCGAGTTCCGCTCCATCGACCGCATCGAACAGGCCACCGAGGAGGAGCTGGCGACCACCGACGGCGTCGGCCCGATCATCGCCACCGCGCTCAAGGAATGGTTCGCCGAGGAGTGGCACCGCGAGATCGTCCGTAAGTGGAAGGCCGCCGGGGTCCCGCTCGAGGACGTGTCGACCGGCGACGACGAGGGTCCGCGCCCGCTGGAGGGGCTCACCGTCGTGGTCACCGGCACGTTGGAGAAGTTCACCCGGGACGGCGCCAAGGACGCGCTGCAGAGCCGGGGAGCGAAGGTGACCGGATCGGTGTCGAAGAAGACGTCGTTCGTCGTTGTGGGTGACAATCCCGGATCAAAGTACGACAAGGCCATGCAATTGAAGGTTCCGGTCCTGAACGAGGACGGTTTCGGAGTCCTCTTGGAGCAGGGCCCGGACGCCGCGGCCGAAGTCGCGCTTCCGACCGAGGAGTAGCGGTTGAAGGCCACCCGATCGGCGCATATCAGATGCATACGGGTGGCCCGGGCGCATTCGGGCAACCGTTGACGACCGGTGCCCGTGGAAGCCTTCCGCGGCCTACTGTTGAGGTGTGCGCCTGCCGTGCCCAGCTGCGGTCGGGGCATCTCCGTGCGCTCTCAAGGTGCGGGGAACGTTTCTTCAACGCGGAGCCGCTGGTGAGTACGGGACATCGGGCCGCGTGGCGTGGGCACCGCCGGGTGTGAGAGGGACGGGAATGGAACCGACCAAGAGCGTCGCCCCGGACTCACGGCTGCGCCTGCGCCGTCGCGCGGGTGCCTGGCGGGGGACCCGGTGGACGGGACGGGGCGCAGGGCGCGCATCAGGCCGGGCCCGCCCGGCCGGACCGGGCACCGTCGCCGAGGCCCATCCGCCGATACCCCTGGCCGCCATCGAGCCCGCCCGCGGCCTGACCGGCGCCGGCACCGATTCGGACGCCGACCGGCATCTGTCCTGGCCCGCGCTGCCCGCGGCCGTCGTGGCCGCGGCCGGATTCGTCCTGGGCGTCGGCTTCTACCGCGCCTTCACCGGCCACCACGCCCTCTTCCCGGGCGGCGCCGTCGGCTGGTCCCTGGCCCTGCTCACCGGCGTCATCGTCGGCCACCTCGTCATGCTGGGCCGCGCCCGCTGGTGGGGCGGTACCGGCTCCGGCGCCGCCCTGACCCTGGCCGTCCTGCTGCTGTACGGCTGGGTGCCGGCCGGCATGGTCAGCCTCACCGTCGTCGTCCTGGTCGGTATCGCCCGGCGTCACCGCTGGCGGCAGGGCGTCCTGCACGGCGCGGTGGACATCCTCGGCATCGCCACCGGCGCCCTGCTGCTCGGCGCGTGCGGTCGCGTCCCGAGCGTCGAGACGCCCTGGCGGCCCGGGAGCTGGAGCTTCGCCACCGCCCCCGAGGTCGTCATGGTCGCCGCCGCCTACCTCGCGGTCAGCCGCGGCCTGTTGTGGTACCTGCACACCCCGCGCGACGGCAAGCTGCCCGCCGTCGACCGTGCCGCCCTGATCAGACAGGGCCTGGTCGCCGTCGCGTTGCTCGGCATCGCACCCCTGCTGTGTGTCGTCGCCGACGCCCAGCCGATCCTGCTGCCGCTGTTCGCCATCCCGCTCATCGCCCTCGACTCCACGCTGTGGATGGCCCGTGCGCGCGCCGAGGAGCAGTTGCGCGACCCGCTGACCGGGCTGCCCAACCGGCAGTGGCTGCTGGAGCGGATCTGGACCGCCCTCGACGACGCCGAACGCATCGGCGCCCGCTCCGCCCTCATGCTGATCGACCTCGACCGTTTCCGGTCGGTGAACGACACCCTCGGTCATCTCGCCGGTGACCGGCTGCTGCTCCAGATAGCCGACCGGCTGCGGCTCGCCCTGCCGCGCGGAGCGGAGGCCGCGCGGCTGGGCGGCGACGAGTTCGCCGTGTTACTCCCCGTCGCCGACTCCACCACGTCGGCCACGCGTGTCGCCCGCGGCCTCGTCGCCGCCCTCAGCTCCCCGCTCGACCTCGAAGGCCTCACGCTCGTCCTGGAGGCCAGCGCCGGCGTCGCCGTCTTCCCCGACCACGCCCTGGACGCCGAAGGACTGCTGCGCCGGGCCGATGTGGCGATGTACCAGGCGAAAAGGGACCGTACGGGCGTGGAGGTGTACGAGTCCAAGCGGGACTCCAACACCCCCGACCGGCTCGGCCTGCTGGGCGACCTGCGCCGGGCGCTGGACGCGCACGAGGTGCAGCTGCACTACCAGCCCAAGGTCCGCTTCGACGGCCAGGTCGCGGGCCTGGAGGCGCTGGTGCGCTGGGTGCATCCCGAGCGCGGCAAGGTGCCGCCGGACGAGTTCATCGCGATCGCCGAGTCCTCCGGGCTGATGCCCCATCTGACCGAGTACGTCCTGGAGACCGCGCTCGGACAGGTCGCCAAGTGGCGCGCGCAGGGGCTCAGGGTCCCGGTCGCCGTCAATGTCTCCCCGCGTGATGTGCACACGCCCGGCTTCGCCGGGTCCGTGGCCGCGCGGCTGGCCCGGCACGGGGTCCCCGCGGGCGCCCTGCAGCTGGAGATAACCGAGCATGTGCTGCTGGAGGACCCGCAGCGGGCCGCGGACACCCTCGCAGGGCTCACCGGGCACGGTGTGAAGATGTCCCTGGACGACTTCGGCACCGGCTACTCCTCGCTGGTGCACCTGCGGCGGCTGCCGGTGAGCGAGCTGAAGATCGACCGTTCCTTCGTGGCCCGGCTGGCCGTCGATGCCGAGGACGCGGAGATCGTGCGCTGCACCGTCGACCTGGCGCACTCGCTGGGGCTGCTCGTCGTCGCCGAGGGCGTGGAGGACGACGAGACGTGGGAGCGGCTGCGAGACATGGGGTGTGACGCCGTTCAGGGGTGGCTGGTCGCCGCGGCGATGCCTCCGGACGAGGCGACGGCGTGGCTGCGGGCCCGGGGCACCCGTGGATGGCAGCGGCCGCGGGCCGCGCTGCCGACCGCCGAGTAGTTCTCCCGCCCGCCCGTGCGACGCGGTCGGGCGGTGGTGGGCCTTTGCCGTGCCGACAGGTCGCCATTCGCGGGGTGCGCGTTCGCCGTGGCGTGTCGCGCAGTTCCCCGCTCCCCTTGCGGGGGCGCTCCTCAGGCCGCCCCCGCGAAGTGGCCGATCAGCAGAGCCAGGCGCCGTTCATGCCCGTCCTGCGGCAGCCGCCCGCTCCGCATCAGGGTCGCCAGACCGTGCAGGCTCGCCCAGAAGGTCTCCGCGAGCAGGCCCGGGTCGTCGCCCTCTGCCGCGATCGGCTCCACCGCCACGAGGAACTGCTCGAACGCGTCCTTGAGCGCCGGCGGAGCCTCGGGGGTCGCGAAGGGAAGGTCCACCAAGTGCGTGAACATCGCGTCGTAGAGGGCGGGCCGGCGGCGGGCGAAGGACGTGTACGTCTGCGCCACCGCCGTCAGCGCCTCCCGGGTGCCCCGCACGCAGGCCCGCGCCTGTCGCAGCTCCGTCGCCAGGTCGGCACACCCCTGCACCGCGACCGCCGCCATGATCGCGGCCTTGCCCCTGAAGTGGCTGTAGAGGACGGGCTGGCTGTACTCGATCTCGGCGGCCAGCCGGCGTGTGGTCACCGCGTCCCAGCCCTCGCTCTCCGCCAGTTCCCGGGCGGCCGTCACGATCAGCCGCTCGCGTTCCGCTCGTTCGCGCTCCCGGCGCGTCTGGGTCGTCATGTCTGGATTCTAGCAACGCTAGTCATTCTGTCGACGCTCTGGTAGCTTCGCTCTCACCGCTAGCGCTGCTAGCAATCGAGGTCGTCGAAGAAGAGCCCAAGGAGTCCGGCATGACTGTCACCGCGTACACGCTCGCCGTCCTGCTCGACCTGTTCTGCGTGTTCCTCGGCTACCGGTTCCTGTTCCGGCCCGGCCCGGCCGCGGCCGGCTACGGAGTCCCGGCCGACCCGCGCGGTGACGCCCGCGCCTATTTGTCGATCAAGGGGCTCAGGGACGGCACCTTCGGGGTGCTGGGCCTGGTTCTGCTGGCCTTCGCCGGTGTGCGTGCCGAGGCGTGGTTCATGGTCGCCGTGGCGCTCGTGCCGCTCGGCGACACGCTGACAGTGCTGCGCAACGGCGGCACGAAAGCCGTCGCGTTCGGGATCCACTTCGCCACCGCGGTCGTTGTGCTGATCAGTGCCGGACTGCTCTTCGCGGTCTGACTGGCGGACAAGGGGAATGTGTCATGTCGCTGTTCGTGCCCAGGTTCGACGACACCGTGGTCGTCCGGGACGCCGAGGCCGAGGTCGTCGGCCGGGCGCCCACTACCGTCAAGCTGCTCGCCGACAGCAGTGCCAGCGGCGGCGCGCTCTCCACGGTCCGGGTCACCCTCGCCGAGGGCGCCGACGGTGCCGTCCCGCATGTGCACCACAACTCCGCCGAGATGTTCTTCCTGCTCGACGGGGCCGCCGAGTTCCTCTCCGGTGACGACGTGGTCTGCGCCGCGCCCGGCGACCTCATCGTCGTCCCGCCGGACCGGCCGCACGCCTTCGCCGCCGCGCCCGGCAGCCCGGCCGACATCCTGATCGTCATCACCCCGGGCGTCGAGCGCTTCGAGTACTTCCGCCACCTCCAGCGCATCCGGCTCGGCGAGGTCACCCGGGAGAGCCTGCTGGAGGTCCAGGAGCTGTACGACAACCACTTCCTGAAGAGTGACGCCTGGGCCGGGCGGCGCCGGTGAGGACGGGGGGCCGGGAACAGGGGCCCGGGAAACCGTTTCACGGGCACGGGGCCCCGCCCCATAGGATTGAGCCCAAACCAAACACACTCACCCCAGAGGATCGCTGCATGCCTGGCATCACGCGCGAGGAGGTCGCCCACCTCGCCCGGCTGGCGCGTCTGGAGCTGAAGCCCGAAGAACTCGACCACTTCGCGGGACAGCTCGACGACATCATCGGCGCGGTCGCCCGCGTCAGCGAGGTCGCCGACCAAGACGTACCGCCGACCTCGCACCCGCTCCCGCTGACGAACGTCATGCGCGCGGACGAGGTCCGTCCCTCGCTCACCCCCGAGCAGGCGCTCTCCGGCGCCCCGGCCCAGGAGCAGCAGCGTTTCAAGGTGCCGCAGATCCTGGGGGAGGAGTGACCACCATGACGGACAGCAACATCATCAAGCTCACGGCCGCGCAGATCGCCGAGAAGATCGCCTCCGGCGAGCTGACGGCGGTCGAGGTCACCGAGGCCCACCTCGCCCGGATCGACGCCGTCGACGAGAAGGTGCACGCCTTCCTGCACGTCGACCGTGAGGGCGCCCTCGCCCAGGCCCGTGCCGTGGACGAGAAGCGGGCCCGCGGCGAGAAGCTCGGCCCGCTGGCCGGCGTCCCGCTCGCGCTCAAGGACATCTTCACCACCGAGGGCGTGCCGACGACCGTCGGCTCGAAGATCCTCGAGGGCTGGATCCCGCCGTACGACGCGACGCTCACCAAGCGCCTCAAGGCCGCCGACGTCGTCATCCTCGGCAAGACCAACATGGACGAGTTCGCCATGGGGTCCTCCACCGAGAACAGCGCCTACGGCCCGACCGGCAACCCCTGGGACCTCACCAAGATCCCCGGCGGCTCCGGCGGTGGCTCCTCGGCCGCGCTGGCCGCCTTCCAGGCGCCCCTCGCCATCGGCACCGACACCGGCGGTTCCATCCGCCAGCCGGCCGCCGTCACCGGCACGGTCGGCGTGAAGCCGACGTACGGCGCGGTCTCCCGCTTCGGCATGGTCGCCTTCTCGTCCTCGCTCGACCAGGGCGGTCCCTGCGCCCGTACGGTCCTGGACGCGGCCCTGCTGCACGAGGTGATCGCCGGGCACGACCCGCTCGACTCCACCTCCGTCGACGCCCCGGTCCCGGCCGTCGTCGAGGCCGCCCGCAACGGCTCCGTCGCCGGCATGCGCGTCGGCGTCGTCAAGCAGTTCCGCGGCGAGGGCTACCAGGCCGGTGTCATCCAGCGCTTCGACGAGTCCGTCGAGCTGCTCAAGGAGCTGGGCGCCGAGATCGTCGAACTGGACTGCCCGTCCTTCGACCTCGCCCTGTCGGCGTACTACCTGATCGCCCCCTCCGAGTGCTCCTCCAACCTCGCCCGCTTCGACGGCCTGCGCTACGGCCTGCGCACCGGCGACGACGGCGGCCACTCGGCCGAGGAGGTCACCTCCCTCACCCGTGAGGCGGGCTTCGGCCCGGAGGTCAAGCGCCGCGTCATGCTCGGCACGTACGCCCTGTCGAGCGGCTACTACGACGCCTACTACGGTTCCGCGCAGAAGGTCCGCACGCTCATCACGCGGGACTTCGAGAAGGCCTTCCAGCAGGTCGACGTGATCGTCTCGCCGACGACCCCGACCACCGCCTTCGCGATCGGCGAGCGCGCCGACGACCCGATGGCGATGTACCTCGCGGACCTGTGCACCATCCCGACCAACCTGGCGGGCAACGCGGCCATGTCCCTGCCCTGCGGCCTCGCCCCGGAGGACAACCTCCCGGTGGGCCTGCAGATCATCGCCCCGGCGATGCAGGACGACCGCCTGTACAAGGTGGGCGCCGCCGTCGAGGCCGCCTTCGTGGAAAAGTGGGGACACCCGCTGCTGGAGGAGGCTCCGTCGCTGTGAGCAACGCACTGTCGAAGGCCAAGGGCTTCAAGAAGTCGAAGTCCGGCACGTACCTGTCCATGGGCACGACCGCGTTCGGCGCGATCGGTGTCGCCAAGCAGATCAAGAAGGCCCGCGCCGAGCACGACACGCTGCGCCTGATCGACGCCACCGTGTCCGCCGTCGCGATCGTCACCGGCCTCGCCATCCTCTACCGCGAGCTGAAGCGGCTGGGCGACGACGACGTCCTGCTGGGCTGAGAGGGAAGTTTCACCGTGACCACCACGACCGACCTGGTGTCGTACGAGGACGCGCTGGCGTCGTACGACCCCGTCATGGGCCTTGAGGTCCATGTCGAACTCGGCACCAAGACCAAGATGTTCTGCGGCTGTTCGACCGAGCTGGGTGCCGAGCCCAACTCGCAGACCTGCCCGACCTGCCTCGGCCTGCCCGGCGCGCTCCCGGTCGTCAACGCGATCGGGGTCGAGTCCGCGATCAAGATCGGCCTCGCGCTGAACTGCGAGATCGCCGAGTGGTGCCGCTTCGCCCGGAAGAACTACTTCTATCCGGACATGCCGAAGAACTTCCAGACCTCCCAGTACGACGAGCCGATCGCCTTCAACGGCTACCTCGACGTGCAGTTGGAGGACGGCGAGACCTTCCGCGTGGAGATCGAGCGTGCCCACATGGAGGAGGACACCGGCAAGTCGACGCACGTCGGCGGCGCCACCGGCCGTATCCACGGCGCGTCCCACTCCCTGCTGGACTACAACCGCGCCGGCATCCCGCTCATCGAGATCGTCACCAAGCCGATCGTGGGCGCCGGCGAGCGCGCCCCCGAGGTGGCGAAGGCGTACGTCCGTGAGCTGCGCGAGGTCATCCGTGCCCTCGGTGTGTCCGAGGCCCGCATGGAGATGGGCCAGATGCGCTGCGACGTGAACCTGTCGCTGATGCCCAAGGGCAGCGAGAAGTTCGGCACGCGCAGCGAGACGAAGAACGTCAACTCGCTGCGGTCCGTGGAGCGTGCGGCCCGCTTCGAGATCATGCGGCACGGGGCCGTGCTCTCCTCCGGCGGCACGATCATCCAGGAGACCCGGCACTTCCACGAGGACACGGGGTCCACGACCTCGGGCCG
This region includes:
- a CDS encoding SDR family oxidoreductase; amino-acid sequence: MAGMATHVITGAGSGIGAAVARRLHARGDELVLHARDAGRAKELAAEFPGARTLVGDLADPDRLSWAFSHQTLPDRVDCLLHIAGVVDLGGVGELTPKSWHHQLNVNLIAPAELTRHFLPQLRAARGHVIFVNSGAGLSAHANWSAYAASKHGLKALADSLRQEEHAGGVRVTSVYPGRTASPMQAKVHQQEGKDYDAGQWIDPESVATTILMALDLPADAEVNDLTVRPGR
- a CDS encoding methionine synthase codes for the protein MSESNQFRFPAATGVGSMPGGDAREAAKTVTGSFEDFPHLAELPARGPGADMIGRSAGLLVELYARVEPSGWRIGDRPGRDTKRARSWLVEDLDALEEFTQGYEGDLKVQAVGPWTLAAALELKNGEAALSDPGACRDLAASLAEGLRLHLAEVRRRIPGARLVLQLDEPSLSAVLRGHVRTASGYRTHRAVDRQVVESTLRDVIAVHGGGPVAVHSCAPDVPFALLRRAGAAAVSFDFSLLTERDDDAIGEAVEGGTRLFAGVVPGTDGPLSDPAGSVMGVRTLWRRLGLHPGLLTEAVTLTPACGLAGASPAYARQALAHCVRAARSLADNPE
- the ligA gene encoding NAD-dependent DNA ligase LigA, encoding MAGDKQQAETAVPAEAREKHAQLAEQIEEHRFRYYVKDAPVISDAEFDKLLKTLEALEEQYPELRTPDSPTQKVAGSYATDFTAVEHRQRMLSLDNTFNDEELAAWADRIARELGDQEYHFLCELKVDGLAVNLTYEHGRLTRAATRGDGRTGEDITPNVRTIAEIPDRLHGDEVPDLVEIRGEVYFPMEKFLELNERLVAAGDKPFANPRNAAAGSLRQKDPRVTATRPLHMVVHGIGALEGFTGMTRLSQAYDLLKTWGLPTSTHNRVVDDLDGVRQFIAHYDGEMRHSVEHEIDGAVIKLDEIRLQGRLGSTARAPRWAIAYKYAPEEVNTKLVDIKVGVGRTGRVTPYAQVEPVTVAGSEVEFATLHNQEVVKAKGVLIGDTVVIRKAGDVIPEILGPVVDLRDGSEREFVMPAQCPECGTPLRPMKEGDIDLRCPNARTCPAQLRERVSYLAGRECLDIEGFGAVAAAALTRPLEPTDPPLVDEGDLFDLTVEKLLPIKAYVLDPDSGLPKRDPRTGEEKVATVFANQKGEPKKNTLALLENIEAAKQRPLARFLNGLSIRHVGPVAAQALAREFRSIDRIEQATEEELATTDGVGPIIATALKEWFAEEWHREIVRKWKAAGVPLEDVSTGDDEGPRPLEGLTVVVTGTLEKFTRDGAKDALQSRGAKVTGSVSKKTSFVVVGDNPGSKYDKAMQLKVPVLNEDGFGVLLEQGPDAAAEVALPTEE
- a CDS encoding putative bifunctional diguanylate cyclase/phosphodiesterase; translation: MEPTKSVAPDSRLRLRRRAGAWRGTRWTGRGAGRASGRARPAGPGTVAEAHPPIPLAAIEPARGLTGAGTDSDADRHLSWPALPAAVVAAAGFVLGVGFYRAFTGHHALFPGGAVGWSLALLTGVIVGHLVMLGRARWWGGTGSGAALTLAVLLLYGWVPAGMVSLTVVVLVGIARRHRWRQGVLHGAVDILGIATGALLLGACGRVPSVETPWRPGSWSFATAPEVVMVAAAYLAVSRGLLWYLHTPRDGKLPAVDRAALIRQGLVAVALLGIAPLLCVVADAQPILLPLFAIPLIALDSTLWMARARAEEQLRDPLTGLPNRQWLLERIWTALDDAERIGARSALMLIDLDRFRSVNDTLGHLAGDRLLLQIADRLRLALPRGAEAARLGGDEFAVLLPVADSTTSATRVARGLVAALSSPLDLEGLTLVLEASAGVAVFPDHALDAEGLLRRADVAMYQAKRDRTGVEVYESKRDSNTPDRLGLLGDLRRALDAHEVQLHYQPKVRFDGQVAGLEALVRWVHPERGKVPPDEFIAIAESSGLMPHLTEYVLETALGQVAKWRAQGLRVPVAVNVSPRDVHTPGFAGSVAARLARHGVPAGALQLEITEHVLLEDPQRAADTLAGLTGHGVKMSLDDFGTGYSSLVHLRRLPVSELKIDRSFVARLAVDAEDAEIVRCTVDLAHSLGLLVVAEGVEDDETWERLRDMGCDAVQGWLVAAAMPPDEATAWLRARGTRGWQRPRAALPTAE
- a CDS encoding TetR/AcrR family transcriptional regulator, coding for MTTQTRRERERAERERLIVTAARELAESEGWDAVTTRRLAAEIEYSQPVLYSHFRGKAAIMAAVAVQGCADLATELRQARACVRGTREALTAVAQTYTSFARRRPALYDAMFTHLVDLPFATPEAPPALKDAFEQFLVAVEPIAAEGDDPGLLAETFWASLHGLATLMRSGRLPQDGHERRLALLIGHFAGAA
- a CDS encoding DUF4267 domain-containing protein, whose translation is MTVTAYTLAVLLDLFCVFLGYRFLFRPGPAAAGYGVPADPRGDARAYLSIKGLRDGTFGVLGLVLLAFAGVRAEAWFMVAVALVPLGDTLTVLRNGGTKAVAFGIHFATAVVVLISAGLLFAV
- a CDS encoding cupin domain-containing protein, which translates into the protein MSLFVPRFDDTVVVRDAEAEVVGRAPTTVKLLADSSASGGALSTVRVTLAEGADGAVPHVHHNSAEMFFLLDGAAEFLSGDDVVCAAPGDLIVVPPDRPHAFAAAPGSPADILIVITPGVERFEYFRHLQRIRLGEVTRESLLEVQELYDNHFLKSDAWAGRRR
- the gatC gene encoding Asp-tRNA(Asn)/Glu-tRNA(Gln) amidotransferase subunit GatC, with translation MPGITREEVAHLARLARLELKPEELDHFAGQLDDIIGAVARVSEVADQDVPPTSHPLPLTNVMRADEVRPSLTPEQALSGAPAQEQQRFKVPQILGEE
- the gatA gene encoding Asp-tRNA(Asn)/Glu-tRNA(Gln) amidotransferase subunit GatA, with the protein product MTDSNIIKLTAAQIAEKIASGELTAVEVTEAHLARIDAVDEKVHAFLHVDREGALAQARAVDEKRARGEKLGPLAGVPLALKDIFTTEGVPTTVGSKILEGWIPPYDATLTKRLKAADVVILGKTNMDEFAMGSSTENSAYGPTGNPWDLTKIPGGSGGGSSAALAAFQAPLAIGTDTGGSIRQPAAVTGTVGVKPTYGAVSRFGMVAFSSSLDQGGPCARTVLDAALLHEVIAGHDPLDSTSVDAPVPAVVEAARNGSVAGMRVGVVKQFRGEGYQAGVIQRFDESVELLKELGAEIVELDCPSFDLALSAYYLIAPSECSSNLARFDGLRYGLRTGDDGGHSAEEVTSLTREAGFGPEVKRRVMLGTYALSSGYYDAYYGSAQKVRTLITRDFEKAFQQVDVIVSPTTPTTAFAIGERADDPMAMYLADLCTIPTNLAGNAAMSLPCGLAPEDNLPVGLQIIAPAMQDDRLYKVGAAVEAAFVEKWGHPLLEEAPSL
- the gatB gene encoding Asp-tRNA(Asn)/Glu-tRNA(Gln) amidotransferase subunit GatB; its protein translation is MTTTTDLVSYEDALASYDPVMGLEVHVELGTKTKMFCGCSTELGAEPNSQTCPTCLGLPGALPVVNAIGVESAIKIGLALNCEIAEWCRFARKNYFYPDMPKNFQTSQYDEPIAFNGYLDVQLEDGETFRVEIERAHMEEDTGKSTHVGGATGRIHGASHSLLDYNRAGIPLIEIVTKPIVGAGERAPEVAKAYVRELREVIRALGVSEARMEMGQMRCDVNLSLMPKGSEKFGTRSETKNVNSLRSVERAARFEIMRHGAVLSSGGTIIQETRHFHEDTGSTTSGRVKEEAEDYRYFPEPDLVPVAPSREWVEEIRAALPEMPLARRTRLLAEWGISATDMQAILNAGALDPIVATIDAGADAASARKWWMGELARSANESGTSLDELAITPQQVARVTELVAKGDLNDKLARQVIEGVLAGEGTPDEVVDKRGLKVVSDEGALTTAVEEAIAGNPGIADKIRGGKVAAAGALVGAVMKATRGQADAARVKELILQKLGVSEG